The sequence GAAGGGTTGCTTTGCCATGATGCCTCGCAGCTTGCTGCGGGGTGGCAAAGCAAGGGCCATGATATTCACTTCTGGATCAATCTTCGAAGGTTGTCCACTGCTTCGAACCTTTTCCTTTCCTCAAATGGTACCAAAACCCAAGTGCTAAGCTAAAACTGCCTAGAATTAGATTCTCCTGGTATAGGACTCGCCAAGCCCCATTTACCACCGCAAACACAGAGCAAACAAGCAATCCAGTAGTGGCAGCAACCATAAGCCAGAAAAACCACTTCTTCCGTTCAAAGTAATAGCAGACCCAGCAACAAGGAGCATTAAGGAAAAAGATATTCAGCAAAAGGCTAAAAGGGGTCACCTGGAAGAACTCAAGTGAATCCATGCTTCCATCGGCTTAGGTTTTAAATAGGGTCAGTAGCTTCCAAGGCCAAATGGTAATGGTTGCTCATCACGCTGTACGCGTGCAATACCCAATCAAACTGCTCGCAGGCTTCGAAGAGGCACTTCTCGAACGCCTGCCGCGTCTTGCCGTCATCGAAGATCCAGGACCGGAGTTCCCCCGATTGATCACGTGATAGATCGCTCCGGGGTATTCGAATCGCAAGGGCCTCGCCATACGAAGAAAGGTGAAGCAAGTGGATACAATATCAAGATTTAAGCCCTGACCTTATTAGCCCCCCCTATTTGGGCTCCTTTGACCCAATTTTGGCTCCTTACAATCTAGGAATTAAACGCAAGTTGTGCTGTACTTTTTCTCTGGATACTTATGACATCATCAAAAGCCAGGAATCAACTTCCCAAAAGCAGAACCGATCCGAAGAAAAACGCGCGGAAACAATACTCCCAAAATCAAACCAACTACAACCCCAACTCGTACAACAAGAGTAAATTGCCCGTCATCGTCGCTTATTATCTCCAACTCAACCGCTAGAATAAAAAACAGAATCGCAGACACCACTAATCCAGCCACTGCACCTCCAACCGCACCCATCAATCGTCTTGCGAATGACACACCTCCACCATCTTCATCGTACTTCATCACTTTCGCCTCGGCTAAATCCCTCCCCCAACGATGTATCCATAAGTCAACGTTCCGGATTGGGTTTTGAACCAAGCGAAACCAGCCCCACTGAAAGCTCCAACACTTCCTCGAAGGCCAAAATCCGCATCAAAGTCCCCATACTGAGCCAAACGTTTTCCAAACTTCACAAAGTTCCTTTCAGCATCATGAGCATTTCTAGCCTTCACAGAACGAACAAAATCAGTGAGTTTCGAAACGTCATTAGCGGGATTAAGCTTACCTCGAAAGATACGGTAAAGAGAGCTCCAGCCATTCACCGATCCCGAAGCTCGATAATAGGCAACCCCATTATCAAAGGATGCCCCTTCAGCAACGTTGGTTACTACCGAACTAACAAACTCTTCAAGGAGGTATGCACGAGCTAGGGCAATTCCCAAACCAATTCCAACGCCTGCTGAGCCACCGACAGCTGAGGCAGCAGTTGGGAATAAGACATTGAACGCGATATTACCCGCAGATATTACATCTTGGATTTTGGTAACACTCCCATTTATTCGCATTGCAGCTTCGGGACTTAGACTATGAAGCTCCTTGGAAAGCAGACTCAGTTCATCTGCTAAAGGTCGCAAAACCTGGTAGATCCTCCCTTGTACAGCGATATTGACACCCGCAACGATTGTGGGAACTGCAATCTGGTAAATCATCTGAGCCATCCGAGCTGTGTACAGAGCTTCGATAAGCGAATAACGCCCCGACGGGTCCACGAAAATCACCGGATTGGCATGCACGTAGAGGTATTTATAGCACACAGAGGCGTCGTACTCGACGACGACCAAAACAACCAGATGCGCTTCAACGACTTGCGGCTCGGTTTCCCGACGCGGTTTCGGCGATACCCCGAAAAAATCCCAGACGCGGTTTTTTGGCTGCGTATCCAGTTCGCTTAGACGCGTGGACGCAAAAGAACCGCCTTCATCGGAGGCGGTTTCGTCTTGTTGGATCCATTCGGCAAGAGCGACCATTAGCGGCTAAAAGAGAAGCCTGCTAGTCGCTCTCTGGCAAGCCTTTAGACTACATCCGGGGCTCGCTGCGAGCTCCGTGCCAGACACGGGCGATTTCGACCAGTCCTTGCCCGTCTTTCACCCGATAGAAGAGCCGATAGCCTCGACAAAGCAATTCGCGAACCTCTCCACCCTCGCGGCTAGGCTCGTAAAGCCTTCCTTGGCGAGGAAGCGAAGACAGGCTTTCCACTGAGGAGATCAGGTCGGCGCCCAGCTTTCGGGCAGCATCGACATTACGGTCAGCGACGTACCCGACTATCGATTCGACGTCAGAGAGGGCCGTTTCGGTCCAGACTATCTTGAGGTCCACGATTCGATCCGTCTAACGGCTTCCTCATGGGAAACGACTCGCCCGGCGTCCGCGTCCGCCAAGCCCTTCTCGATGCCCTCGATAACCTCCAGCTCCTCGCGGATGTCCGTGAGGGTGGCATTGTCGGGCAAGGCCTCGATCGCGTTCTTAACCAGTTCTTTGGCGGTCATATCCATACAGTCGGCCATTTCCTCAAAAAGTTCAATCCTCGTCTTATTCCAAGCCTCTCGCTTCCGCAGGATGCGACAGCCTATGGGCCTCGATAAGCTTGCCTATGCTCACGTGAGTATAGATCTCCGTCGTGTTCAGTCGGGCATGCCCTAGCATCTCCTGCACGTGGCGGAGGTCGGCTCCGCCTTCGAGCATCAGGGTCGCCATCGCGTGGCGGAAGAGATGGCAAGATCCAGTCTTGCCGATCTCCGCCTTCGCCACCAGCGATCGAACGAGGTTGCCTAGGATGCCGGGCGTGATCGGGATTCCGGAGTTCGACAGGAACAAGGCCTTGTCGCCGTCCTTGAACGCGATCTGCCCCCTCGCCTCTTCCACGTACTTGCGCACCCATGCGGCCGCTCTGCGGCCCAAGGGAAGCAGGCGATCCTTATCGCCTTTGCCTTTGCGAACAAGGACCGTTCCCCGTTCCAGATCGACGTCGTCGAGGCGAAGGTTCGCCAGCTCCTTGCGACGGATGCCCGAGGAATAGAGCGTTTCCAGGATCGCCCGATTGCGGACGCCGACAGGCGTCGAGAGATCGGGCACGTTGAGGACCTGCTCGACTTCCCGAGCGGTCAGGACCGCCTTCGGCAGTCGCTGCCCGACCTTGGGCATTTCAAGGTCCGCGGCGGGATTTGCCAGCAGGACGTCACGGCGGCAAAGCCATTTGAAGAAGCCTCGGATCGTCGTCAGCCTCACGTGCTGGTTGCCGAAGGACAACGGCTCCCCGTTCTTCTTTCGATAACGAAAGAGATGCCTCTGGTAGCGTTCAAGCATCGGCTTGGTGACTAGGCGGGCGTCCTCGACGCCTCGCTCGCCCAGCCAATCGGCAAAGCCCCCGATGTAGAGCTTTGCGTTGCGGACCGTGCCCGAGGCAAAATTTCGCGTCTCGAGATGCTCGCAGTAGTCGCGAAGAAGGCCGGCCAGTTCGAAGGCTTCCATATCCAATCTGTGGGTACGGTTACGATCCCGCGACTGCGGGAAGGATTTCAAGCGAGGCCTCGCGATTGTGGCCGTTTCGGTAAACTTCGAGGCTTCCCCCTGAGGAAGAGCGACTTGCGTCGCTTTCCGGTTTCGGACACCCCGCGTTTTTGGGGCGTTTTGGCCCCGTGTTCTTTTCGGCTTGCCCCGCAAACTCGCCATCTACCCCCGTAAACTTAGTGTCGTACCTTAACTTTTCGAGGTCGATTAATCCC is a genomic window of Pelagicoccus enzymogenes containing:
- a CDS encoding type II toxin-antitoxin system RelE/ParE family toxin, which translates into the protein MDLKIVWTETALSDVESIVGYVADRNVDAARKLGADLISSVESLSSLPRQGRLYEPSREGGEVRELLCRGYRLFYRVKDGQGLVEIARVWHGARSEPRM
- the xerC gene encoding site-specific tyrosine recombinase XerC; this encodes MEAFELAGLLRDYCEHLETRNFASGTVRNAKLYIGGFADWLGERGVEDARLVTKPMLERYQRHLFRYRKKNGEPLSFGNQHVRLTTIRGFFKWLCRRDVLLANPAADLEMPKVGQRLPKAVLTAREVEQVLNVPDLSTPVGVRNRAILETLYSSGIRRKELANLRLDDVDLERGTVLVRKGKGDKDRLLPLGRRAAAWVRKYVEEARGQIAFKDGDKALFLSNSGIPITPGILGNLVRSLVAKAEIGKTGSCHLFRHAMATLMLEGGADLRHVQEMLGHARLNTTEIYTHVSIGKLIEAHRLSHPAEARGLE